The nucleotide window gagagcccaagtcaacagaacttaaatcaaaatataaactaaacaaagaactaaacacaaaacaaaatgcccacacaaatgacagtagtTAAACTAATAAAgcttgacccagtttcccagcctaaacagctatttatagttggattaatggctacctcggctcaggtgtgcactcgcatcacctgaccgaggtgccttctgggaaactgagtcagccaacaaaaactataaatgaaaaacagcgacctctggtggtggtcccttacaaaaatgtgaaataaaacaaaaaactgtgaattatttatataaataattataaaacaaactTCCAATTTTCTTGGTAGTACCTTGGATTAATGGGCGGAGCACTGTCCCACTGTCCACTAGTGTTTACACAGACCAACAAGCCGAGGTTAGCCATTACTGTGCcataaagtttaaaagtaaacatgaaatctttattcacttttgtgtttacagGTCTGTTAGCTTTTCTGAAAGGGCATTATATTACCCATACTGCAGAAATTAAGTCCCAGAATGCACACATAAATTAAGATCAGTAATGAGTTTTTTGAGAATTACAACTGCTCCACTTCAAGCTAGATTGCTGGTTTCCTTGGACAAGCACAAATCACAAATTAATTGAGATCATCAGAAACAAGGGAGGAATGGTCAGAGAGAAGACCAGAGATATAATCTTCATCTTTAAGTTCTTGATCTGGTATGTACTTGCTCAAAAATAAAGCAGAAATTAGCTTGGtgtcaaatgtaatattgtgAATGGAAGCCACAGGAGCTGAGCAAGACGATCAAATCAAGTTGGCTGTGACTCACTAAATTActagcagaataaaacattttagtttaacttgTTCACAGGTTAGTGAATGCTGTCTGAATACAGGTTTCAATATctgccatgttcattttatcGCACTTTACAAGCCTAACATAACCAACaatactatgtttgtttttacatgcccAGATCCTGATGGTGAATGTATAAAGAGAGTATCTCCAgaaatgtcttatggtgtatttGAGTGGAAGATGTGGACCAACTGATTAAGCATTGAGAAACGTTTGTTCATAAGGCATTTCAACCTTAGGACTGAAAAATGTTACTGAATTCATGAATTAACCTTGCTTAAAGGTCCaggtggcagcttggtggtttGAACATGTGAGCTTCCAATCAGTATACCAACATCCAAAAACCACACAACTACCTCTGCCCCTTCATATTCACAAATATGAGGTCATTGGCATTATCAGCTGCAGCACAacctttacacagggccattattatttttttaatcatagtaTGTATTAACATTAGTTAAGTACAtgctcctaaaccttgtggaaagacttcacagaagagctgaagctgttatagctgcaaaaggccaacatcatattaaaccctatggattaagaagtggatgttactcaggtttatactgtatacatgtgaaggcaggcgagccaatacttttggcaatatcatgtaatatattgtgtgtgtgtgtgtgtgtgtgtatgtcagttGTTTTGGCCTATTCATtgacataattacatttaacttgATGCACCataaccctgttttttttttttttttttgcactcataGGGAGCATTAAGTGTTTTTTACATGCCTACATCAGATACTATTGTGCAAAATAGAGCAACTTGTCTAACAAATgtcctttcttttattaggtTATTCAGGAAGATGAAGCTCAGGCTGAACTTGAGAGGTGCACGATGGCCCTGTTTGTCCTCAGGGAGAAAGAGGACTGTCTTCAGCCACCACATGTTGAAATCGGGATTGTGACTTATTGAGTTTCACACATGAATGTTCCATGTTATTTGGCCTCATCTATGCGCTAAACCTGAGCTATCTTGGTAAACTCAAACACACTTTTGTGGCCCTGTAGAAAATATTTAGGGAAACGTATTCTttattgacattaaaatatagCATTTTGGTCACTTCATTTGTCAAACAATTGTCAGATTTTCACATGGTTAGCAAATAGGTTTATACAGTTCCTAAGCTTAAGTTATACAAaaattcattgttttatttattttatttttgttttctgtcttttaattggagaaataatagtacaacaaaaaaaaaaaggtaatgtaTGGTTTCAAGTAAggtaattaatatttttggaggagatcttgtttgtttattgtcttcatttataaatgtaaagtttttttaaaggttactTACTTCATTCATAAATGTAACTTCTCTACATAAATGAACCTTTTTGGCTTAgagataagtgttttttttttctttcagaaaaagactatatactgattttttttgtataattcataaaattaagtttgtaCGTAATCATACTTTTACcttgagaataataaaaaagattattttactACTATAATTTACTTCTATTACTTTTTGCTATAGTACATGAATGTAAGTTGGTTGTTTCAAGGTAAACactaaacttaaatataatgttacaTTTTAGGTTTTTCTAAAGTGATATAATCAAGTTGTTACAAAGTTGAAAAATAAGTTTTACTTTAAAGGCATTGTAATAACTTTTGCTTTTGATTTGGATGAATTAATCTCTTTTGCTTTAGGGAaacttaaaaatacatttatatttaattaaagttaaaccttaaataatattataacatttaatttgagagaaagtaaaaaaaaaatgcttgaagcAATTATTTTAGGTTGATCCAAAGTATCATTTTTCCTCAGAGTGTGATTAAGTCTGTATAGATTGTACAAGGACTATTAAAAGTGATCTTGTGCACCATGTTGGTCTTAGTCCCAAATgtcaaacagcaaaaaaaaaagtggttagACTTCATGACTTAGAAATGGTTTGACATTAATGGTTATCAGCATAAGGGAACTTGTATAACCATCCACTGTGGTTTATAATCCTGTGAAATTGATATTTGAAATTAAATGTTGTTAGTATTTTTACAACATATTTAGCAACACATTAataacatgtttacattttgtttattttttatcaatgtTTTGATATTAAAATCGCATGCGGAGGGACCTTTGGAGTTTGCTACACATGATTTTTGGATGACTTTTGAAGTTTGCCctactgatttctttttcacCAGTGTAATCAAAAGATAAAACATCCTCAAAAGACAAAATAGATCGGACATGAAAAGGGTCAACCAGTTTATAAAAGGatagtataaaaatgtaaaaaaaaaaaaaaaaaatactgcatatttttgcaaaaacaaGACTCAATACAagcatataaataatttaaagccTGTTTATTTCAACAAGCCATTACATCATTTGTATCATGTCACTCAAACTAAGAGGTGTAATCAATTTTTACACCATAAAAGGACCACAGCTGTTTGAACCATAACATATTAGATTGTGACCAGTTACAGTGACAAATTTATTAAAGTACCATATAATATCAGGTATTGTTTTAAACTTTGAAGACATTAGAGAGATGCTGTATTGATGAACCTGACAGAGTTTAATCAGACTGATCGCTGTAAACATTCCTTTTGTTCGGAAAGATCTGTCTCTCTTGTACTTTATATCTTACTGTACGTGTGTTCAGCTGCTGTGGTTCTGCTAACAGTGTGTGGAAATCTGCTTGTCATTGTGTCCATTTTTCACttcaagcagcttcacacaccaaCAAACACACTTGTGCTCTCTCTGGCTGTGTCAGATTTCTTTATTGGTGCTTTTGTAATGACTCCGATGTTCACTTGGTCAATTGAGACATGCTGGATATTTGGGAGAATTTTCTGCATTGCTTTTTGGCTAACTGACGGTGTCCTCATAACAATATCCATCTATAATATTGCTCTGATTGCAATAGATCGGTATTTGGCTCTCTCAAACCCATTTCTCTATACTAACACAATCTCTAGGAGGACTATGTGCATTGTTATTTATTCTAACTtgcatgtgtgtttgatgtataacacaatattttattatttcagtgGAATCTTTACAAGTTCTGTGATGTGTCCTGGAGAGTGTTTCAtcttttttaatgatgtttattctgtaattgatcttatatatacatttgtttttccactttcaattataatcatattttatacTCTAGTTTTTATGattgctaagaaacatgccactgctatcagagagcttaataatcacacacggcctaaaacacagaaaatcgcttcacacacaatgaaatctgagagaaaagcagcGAAAGTCCTCGGCATTTTAGTGGCTGTGTTTCTGATGtgtttatttccatattttatCTACAGTTTATTAGGAGATGTTGTTGAACTACAAGCAGACACTATTCATAAATTGTTAATTATTCTGCACCTTAATTCCAccattaatccatttatttatgctctgttttacccatggtttaggaggtgcattaaaataattataactcTGCAAATATTCCAAACAGACTCTGCATTAATCAGTGTTCTTTCATGAATCGTTTTTGATGTTGTAATGTTTAACTATggctgttatgctctaaaatattaaaaacatttttttaaactatttaatgtGATAGTGTCAATTTTGACATGTTTTAATGTGCAGTGCTGCACTGTTAACCccaatgctcaaagtaattaaacatattgattaCTGTTAACCTAAACAATTacaattagtttaaattaataaaccttaatgagtatttagaactttttggtatttataagtttgtagaaataacacttttaaagttagctgaacaattttgatattttaagacATTAATGCACATGTAAACTGCCCACATTGAATTGTTTTGATCAAGATGGTGGATTGGTCTGTCTCCGTGTGATactctaaaaatattttttacaaatctgTCCACCCTAACAGAGCAcctgtggctcagtggtaggtgtttcacctgtCATGCAAAAGAgctgggttcaattccctccACTGTATAAAGTTCCTGTCCAAGCCCAGAtataaatgggagggttgtgttcAGAATGGCATCTGGAGTAAAACCTTGTGACAAACCACTGTGGTGACCTATTgccaatttatttgatttgcaataactaaaaaaatatataatatgaatTAGGCTACTCAGTAATGCAAGTAAAGaatgattaatatgaatgagtacaacaaactcaaaaactgatagttctgtttacttaaaattgGAAACATCATTACCTAAAAAAAtttgatgtaactgattacctaATAACTGGTGACAAACTTATTTGGGTTTACAGTGTTTATatgggccaaaaaaaaagaaagataactgtactttatttatatagagagatttggtgttaaaattttaaactgaaCCAGTACATTGTATGACCAAGTATGTTGACACCTAACAATCACATCCGTGTGTGTCCTTTCTAAAATCTATGggcattatttttgcttttttggcAGCTTGTCCTTTTTAGGAATGCTTTTTTACTACATTTTGGAATGCAATGTCTCTTGTCCAGAACTCATTGTTCCAGAACAAAATGCCAAAGTGACATTTCTCTGTCTAAATGGTTTATAATACTGCGAAATTGACATTTGAAATTAAACTTTGTTAGTATCTTTACAACATATTTAGCAACACATTAataacacattcacattttgttaatttttattaatgttttgatATTAAAATCGCATGCGGAGGGACCTTTGGAGTTTGCTACACATGATTTTTGGATGACTTTTGAAGTTTGCCCTAATGATTTCTTGATTTCTCAGTGTAATCAAAAGATAAAACATCCTTAAAAGACAAAATAGCAGCCACATGAAAAAGGTCAAAAAGTTTATAGAAGGatagtattaaaatgtaaacaaaaaatgcTGCATAttatcgcaaaaaaaaaaaaaagaatcaatacaagcaaacaaacaatttaAAGCATGTTTATTCCAACAGGCAAttacatcatttttattatgtcACTCAAACTAAGAGGTGTAATAAATtttcacattataaaagcacCACACCTGTTTGAGCCATAACATATTAGATTGTGACCAGTTACAAATTTCATGAAAGGAACATATAATAGCAGGTATTGTTTTAATCCTTGATGATATTAGAGTGatgctgtatttactgtatgaacCTGACAGAGTTTAATCAGTCTGATCGCTGTGAACATTCTGTTTATACATTCTGTCTCTTGTCGACTCATTGTTTCAGTTCAGCCCAAAGATATTTAGAGTTAAGTTCAGGGCTTGGGTCCAGTTTTTGCATATTAATTgtagcaacattttttttatgtaactcagTTGTGCACTGATGTATAGCCGTGCTAGAACAGGCCTGGATCTCAGGTCCAATGATGGGAACATGAATCGGAGCATGATGGAAGCATGCATAGACATTCTATACAATTGGTGGCTTCTAACCTTAGCACATACTTTTAATCATGTAATGTTATTTGAATTATACAACTATAGTCATAAGTCACTAAAGTCATAAGTCTCTTATAAAgagttttgcaacattttatttataaatgtatttctcTCTTAACCTGTTGTACAATACCATATGAGATAATAAAACAgcaattgttaattttttttaatactaataatattttttctgtgAAATGAAATCTTCCATGTACTTTGACTGTAAAAACCTTTCTAATCTTTTCAACACATTCACAGTGTTGTACAgatgtacatatatacatatatacatatgtatatattgaaattaaattatattatattgaatttaaaaagatgagaatTATGGttgaatgagtgaatgaataaattccaattaataattacttttgaatgttaaatctttattttttttttaattcaattcctACAGATTTATAGGAATAGAAATTCTGTACATATATTTCCCGGTATATCCAACAACTGCTTCTATAAACACATTAATGATGTCCTTTCACCCCTTGTGGGGCAGGTGAATGATTGATCATAATGAGCATAGCGTCTTGGTGCAAATTCCCGATGACAATAAAAATGTCACAGAACACCTTTGCAGGCTTGAATGTAGTCCTTAGTCTGACACAGTATCACTGGGGATGTCACTAAGTAGGCCATGAAGCTGAACAAAATGAAAGATTAGCTGCTCTGCTGTTTCTTTGGCAAGAGGAAGCTTAGGGagtaaaaaaagtgtgtaaatttgtttaatcgATCCACAATGGTCATTATGCAGGTGTTTCCCTCAGACAGGAATTGATTGTTATGTTTTCACATTTGCTGCCACAAACGTGGATATGCCCTCCTCCAGCGTGACCCACCTAAAGTGTTGCTGAATGACATTATGAGTTAGCAACACTTCTGGTAACCCACACTTTGGGGTGGGGGACATATCCAAGTTACAACAAACATATCCAAGTTTGTTCTGGGAGGCTGGCTGGTAGGCATGGAggtggccaggggtagcttagtggttaaggcattggactacagttcggaagatcccaggttcaaaccccacaaccaccaagttgccactgttgggcccttgagcaagtccctcaactgctcagttgtataatgagataaaaatataagttgctctggataagagcgtctgccaaatgcccaaatgtaaagtaaaatctTGAGATCAATAGGATCCATTGTCCTTGAGGAGCACTGAGTTTTTGCTAGTATGCATATACTCAAGAAGCCATACCAGCCATACTCTGCTCCATTCAACGAGTGCCTCCACTCTTCCAGAGCTAGCTTAATTGCCAGAAGCTCTCGATGACCTACATCCTAGTTTCTTTCAGGAGATAGACGACAAAAGAGAAATGCAGCTTGTTATCCCAGGATACAGCTTGTTATGCCACTGTGATCTCTGAGAAATTATGACTCCAATGCCACTGGTGGAGGCGTCGACCTTTACTATAAACTGATGAGAATGTTTTGGAATGTTGAGGATGGGGGCTAATGTGAAACTTTTCTTAAGGTCAATAAATGCTATTTCTGCTTCTGTTTTCCAATGATATAGGTAGAGGATATTGATTTCCtaaagttatttaatttatcTCTTGAGAGTCAATACATTGCCTCCCTCTCTTGTCATGTCAGAGAGTAGAGGAATCCTGTCAGAGGAGGATTTCTAAGGAGTAGGTCTATTTTACTATTATGTGCACAAGGAAGGGGGAAGAGACATGTCTTGAGACTTGTTCAAGACTTgcttaattcaatttaataattttttttgtatagtgcttttaacaaatgtcattgtcgcaaagcagctttacaaaatcaaaataattatttatgtttgtatggaatagaataaattaaaatggtcagatagtccctgatgagcaagctgagggcaacagtggcaaggaaaaactctctgaggtCCAATGTCTTCTTGTGCTAGGCccgtctggataaatgcagagggttgtgtcaggaagggcatccgacgtaaaacatttgccaaatcaatgatgcgaatcacgaatataaatCCCAtgccggatcggtcgtggcccgggttaacaacgaccgccattGGTGTTGTCGAcgtacagggtgctggtggaaattgggctactgttagtcgaagaaggagaggaggaaggcatgttcgaaagcagagagagaagaggaaaggcaagagttcaggagtgatagtagggactttgaatgttgggaccatgacagggaagggaagagagttagttgatatgatgcagagaaggaaggtggatatactgtgtgtccaggagaccaggtggaaaggtagcaaggctagaagcttaggatcagggttcaaattgttttaccatggtgtggataggaaaagaaatggagtaggagttattctgaaagaggagtttgtaaggaatgttttagagttaaagagagtatcagatagggtgatgagtctgaagctggaaattgaaggggtgatgttcaatgttgttagtggttatgccccacaggtaggatgtgagttaaaagagaaggagaaattctggagtgagttagatgaagtgatgcagagcatccccagaggtgagagagtggtgattggtgcagacttcaatggacatgttggggaagggaacagaggtgatgaaaatgtgatgggcaggtttggtcttcaggacagaaatgtagaaggacagatggtggtggactttgcaaagaggatggaaatggcagtagtaaatactttcttccagaagaggcaggaacatagggtgacatactgtataagagtggagacagaagcactcaggtcgactacatcttgtgtcgatgttgtaatctgaaagagatcagtgactgcaaagtgttggtaggggagagtgtagcgagacaacacagaatggtggtgtgtaaaataaccctggtggtgaggaaggcgaagaggacaaaggcagagcagaggacaaagtggtggaagctgagaaaggaagaatgttgtgtagtcttcagggaggagtagttgagacaggctatgggtggtcaggagg belongs to Clarias gariepinus isolate MV-2021 ecotype Netherlands chromosome 2, CGAR_prim_01v2, whole genome shotgun sequence and includes:
- the LOC128517285 gene encoding trace amine-associated receptor 13c-like, with amino-acid sequence MNLTEFNQTDRCKHSFCSERSVSLVLYILLYVCSAAVVLLTVCGNLLVIVSIFHFKQLHTPTNTLVLSLAVSDFFIGAFVMTPMFTWSIETCWIFGRIFCIAFWLTDGVLITISIYNIALIAIDRYLALSNPFLYTNTISRRTMCIVIYSNLHVCLMYNTIFYYFSGIFTSSVMCPGECFIFFNDVYSVIDLIYTFVFPLSIIIIFYTLVFMIAKKHATAIRELNNHTRPKTQKIASHTMKSERKAAKVLGILVAVFLMCLFPYFIYSLLGDVVELQADTIHKLLIILHLNSTINPFIYALFYPWFRRCIKIIITLQIFQTDSALISVLS